One Triticum dicoccoides isolate Atlit2015 ecotype Zavitan chromosome 5B, WEW_v2.0, whole genome shotgun sequence genomic window carries:
- the LOC119309144 gene encoding WAT1-related protein At5g64700-like, producing MAGRDGAVAVMALAEDEARRRRRRAERVALPAGMMLVQVLTVVTMLLSKVALNSGMHPLVLLVYRNLVAAAFVAPLAVVFEREMWKKVNPRVLGWISLNATFGVLLAMGLYYCGLRVTSAAYAVNFLNLIPVATFIIAVALRAERLSLAAWASRMKLLGAVVGVAGTMVVSLCKGTHLLLPHLRQSFHANNPHVASPHGGRDMAIGTLFLCGSCVSYALWFVVQAKVAKVFPSRYWATVLTCAAGSIQSAVAAAVAVVLAPAGNGHGWASTWTLRWDLQLATVVYSGVFNTGVTFVLVSWAVERRGPVYPPMFNSLSLVATTAVDAVVLGTDVYLGGVLGAALVVVGLYAFLWGKSKELAAAKAVNAEQELRCAGDADDGIA from the exons ATGGCGGGGCGCGACGGCGCCGTGGCCGTGATGGCGCTGGCGGAGGATgaggcaaggaggaggaggaggcgggcggaGCGGGTGGCGCTGCCGGCCGGCATGATGCTGGTGCAGGTGCTGACGGTGGTGACCATGCTGCTCTCCAAGGTGGCTCTCAACAGCGGCATGCACCCGCTCGTCCTGCTCGTCTACCGGAacctcgtcgccgccgccttcgtcgCCCCCCTCGCCGTCGTCTTCGAGAG GGAGATGTGGAAGAAGGTGAACCCGCGAGTGTTGGGCTGGATTTCCCTCAACGCAACGTTCGG aGTACTGCTAGCGATGGGGCTGTACTACTGCGGCCTGCGGGTCACCAGCGCCGCCTACGCCGTCAACTTCCTCAACCTCATCCCCGTCGCCACCTTCATCATCGCCGTCGCGCTCCGGGCCGAGCGcctctccctcgccgcctgggccaGCAGGATGAAGCTCCTCGGAGCTGTCGTGGGCGTCGCCGGCACCATGGTCGTCAGCCTCTGCAAGGGCACCCATCTCCTGCTGCCGCACCTCCGACAGTCCTTCCACGCCAACAACCCCCACGTCGCCTCGCCCCACGGCGGCCGCGACATGGCCATCGGCACGCTTTTCCTGTGCGGGAGCTGCGTCAGCTACGCGCTCTGGTTCGTCGTGCAGGCCAAGGTCGCCAAGGTGTTCCCGTCCCGGTACTGGGCCACGGTGCTCACGTGCGCCGCGGGTAGCATTCAGTCTGCCGTGGCCGCGGCCGTGGCGGTCGTCCTCGCCCCCGCCGGCAACGGACATGGATGGGCGAGCACGTGGACGCTGCGCTGGGACCTGCAGCTGGCCACGGTGGTCTACTCCGGGGTGTTCAACACGGGCGTCACGTTCGTTCTCGTGTCGTGGGCGGTGGAGCGCCGCGGCCCAGTGTACCCTCCCATGTTCAACTCCCTGTCGCTCGTCGCCACCACCGCCGTTGACGCCGTCGTGCTCGGAACCGACGTCTACCTTGGCGGCGTGCTGGGAGCGGCGCTCGTCGTCGTCGGCCTCTATGCGTTTCTGTGGGGCAAAAGCAAGGAGCTCGCGGCCGCCAAAGCGGTCAACGCCGAGCAGGAGCTGCGGTGTGCAGGAGACGCCGACGATGGCATTGCCTAG